The Plutella xylostella chromosome 12, ilPluXylo3.1, whole genome shotgun sequence genome includes a window with the following:
- the LOC105395104 gene encoding retinoid-inducible serine carboxypeptidase-like, with protein MKKEWIALWAVIAIVVLTGGGVLIWWLARSPETSKGYGDIKQHAAFVPIRDVGEMFYWYYPTTETSYPRPLIVWLHGVTDVPPSLAANIGAFGPYDRHLNRRNDSWVEDYNLLFIDAPLGTGFSRLVNRGPHRPTSSQSNAEHLALTLKAFFEDHEELSEVPVYVIGQGHGGQLAAALAVRLQQDDTAHIAKNLKGIGLGNPVIDPRLTLTKMSFYLKQLAYINHGFTFTDFFPIWLEEALEAVQPGAGFDFYAQIGELVNEDGATDINLRNVIDKATRVSPETSTGLSGNQKQLRVLAQPDEELVAFMNEEVAAALGVSGNYDEGRQEVVDNFKNSYLNSAVPLVEEILQNTKLTVTIYNGNLDAISSTPGQLEWVNSLKWDGQEEFLNSRRNQVYVNDILEGSVRETDRLKFYWVNAAGQSVPVDSPVAMRRILQSIAGY; from the exons atgaagaaGGAATGGATTGCGTTGTGGGCAGTGATAGCGATAGTAGTATTGACCGGTGGGGGGGTACTGATATGGTGGCTAGCGCGATCGCCAGAAA CATCTAAAGGCTACGGGGACATCAAACAGCATGCAGCCTTCGTGCCAATCCGGGACGTGGGGGAAATGTTCTACTGGTACTACCCCACCACGGAGACCAGCTACCCGAGACCCCTCATCGTCTGGCTGCACGGAGTCACCGACGTGCCACCCAGCCTGGCCGCAAACATCGGCGCCTTTGGGCCTTATGACCGACACCTGAACAGGCGGAATGACTCTTGG GTGGAAGACTACAATCTGCTGTTCATCGACGCCCCGCTCGGCACCGGCTTCAGCAGGCTCGTGAACCGCGGCCCCCACCGGCCCACCAGCAGTCAGTCTAATG CGGAACACCTGGCGCTGACACTGAAGGCTTTCTTCGAGGATCACGAGGAGTTGTCGGAGGTGCCGGTCTACGTCATCGGGCAGGGGCACGGCGGCCAGCTCGCCGCCGCGCTCGCTGTCAGACTGCAACAA GACGACACGGCACATATAGCGAAAAATCTAAAAGGCATCGGCCTGGGTAACCCTGTCATCGACCCTCGTCTGACGCTGACTAAAATGAGTTTCTATTTAAAACAGCTAGCATACATAAACCATGGCTTTACATTCACCGATTTCTTTCCAATATGGCTTGAGGAAGCTCTTGAGGCCGTCCAGCCAGGAGCAGGGTTTGATTTTTACGCACAAATAGGAGAATTAGTAAATGAGGATGGTGCTACGGATATTAATTTAAGGAATGTTATTGATAAGGCGACCCGAGTATCGCCTGAAACTTCTACAG GCTTATCTGGTAACCAGAAACAATTGAGAGTGTTAGCGCAACCTGATGAGGAGCTAGTGGCTTTCATGAACGAGGAGGTGGCGGCGGCGCTTGGAGTCTCCGGCAATTACGACGAGGGCCGGCAAGAGGTCGTTGACAACTTCAAGAACTCATATTTGAACTCTGCCGTGCCTTTAG TTGAAGAAATTCTACAAAACACGAAACTCACTGTGACAATATACAATGGAAATTTAGATGCCATATCGTCCACTCCAG GCCAACTAGAATGGGTGAATTCTCTGAAATGGGACGGGCAGGAAGAGTTTCTCAACAGCCGAAGAAATCAAGTGTACGTGAACGATATTCTGGAGGGGTCCGTCAGAGAGACTGATCGGCTGAAGTTCTACTGGGTCAATGCTGCTGGACAATCG gttcCAGTTGACAGTCCTGTTGCTATGAGAAGAATCCTACAAAGTATTGCTGGTTATTAA